One Cellulosimicrobium protaetiae genomic region harbors:
- the dprA gene encoding DNA-processing protein DprA translates to MAERPTRPSASRRPVFDVTDDRLARAAWSRIAEPGDDVAVALVEQLGAGPALAWLHEAVDDPAEARRTLVARSETVPTSGPTRGVGLAGPVPEDPSGDGASHDARSRSVARLLRGVARWAPRLDGLDPRRELRVLERLGGTLVVPGDPGWPGALADLGAAVPIALWVRGAPGLAGLAARSVAVVGARACTDYGRHVTGEIASGVAARGFTVVSGGAYGIDAAAHRAALVSGGPTVAFLAGGVDRLYPAGNTDLLRAVVETGGAVVSEVPPGSVPSRVRFLQRNRLIAAFSGATVVVEAAWRSGSLSTATRATELSRPVGAVPGPVTSMASTGCHRLLRDGAAVCVTDADEVAELAGSLTRDAAPGAPPVAGGASRRADYDGLDGVETRAWDALPLRSGAPTDAVARSAGLAVADAMSALGRLEVRGLAERTAGGWRRVRPG, encoded by the coding sequence GTGGCTGAGCGCCCGACCCGTCCGAGCGCGTCGCGGCGGCCCGTGTTCGACGTCACCGACGACCGGCTCGCCCGCGCGGCCTGGTCACGCATCGCCGAGCCCGGGGACGACGTCGCGGTCGCGCTCGTGGAGCAGCTCGGCGCCGGACCGGCGCTCGCCTGGCTCCACGAGGCCGTCGACGACCCGGCCGAGGCTCGTCGTACGCTCGTCGCCCGCTCCGAGACCGTCCCCACGTCGGGGCCGACGCGCGGGGTCGGGCTCGCCGGCCCGGTGCCCGAGGACCCGAGCGGCGACGGGGCGTCGCACGACGCCAGGAGCCGCTCCGTCGCACGGCTCCTGCGAGGTGTCGCGCGGTGGGCGCCACGGCTCGACGGGCTCGACCCGCGACGTGAGCTGCGCGTCCTGGAACGACTCGGGGGCACCCTCGTCGTCCCGGGCGACCCCGGGTGGCCCGGCGCCCTCGCCGACCTCGGCGCGGCGGTGCCGATCGCGCTGTGGGTGCGGGGCGCACCCGGTCTCGCGGGGCTCGCCGCCCGGTCCGTGGCCGTGGTCGGGGCGCGCGCGTGCACCGACTACGGGCGGCACGTCACGGGCGAGATCGCCTCCGGGGTCGCCGCACGAGGGTTCACCGTGGTGTCCGGCGGTGCCTACGGGATCGACGCCGCCGCGCACCGGGCGGCGCTCGTGTCGGGCGGGCCGACGGTGGCGTTCCTCGCGGGCGGGGTGGACCGGCTCTACCCGGCGGGGAACACGGACCTGCTCCGCGCCGTCGTCGAGACCGGGGGAGCGGTGGTGTCCGAGGTACCGCCCGGCTCCGTACCGAGCCGGGTGCGGTTCCTGCAGCGCAACCGGCTCATCGCGGCGTTCTCGGGGGCGACCGTCGTCGTCGAGGCGGCCTGGCGCTCGGGGTCGCTCAGCACGGCGACCCGGGCGACCGAGCTCTCCCGACCGGTCGGTGCGGTGCCCGGGCCGGTGACGTCGATGGCGTCGACGGGTTGCCACCGGCTGCTGCGGGACGGTGCCGCGGTGTGCGTCACCGACGCCGACGAGGTGGCGGAGCTCGCGGGGAGCCTGACGCGCGACGCCGCACCCGGTGCGCCTCCCGTGGCAGGGGGCGCGTCGCGCCGCGCCGACTACGACGGTCTCGACGGTGTCGAGACCCGTGCGTGGGACGCGCTCCCGCTCCGTTCGGGCGCGCCGACGGACGCGGTCGCCCGCTCGGCCGGGCTCGCGGTCGCCGACGCGATGAGCGCCCTCGGCAGGCTGGAGGTCCGCGGCCTGGCCGAGCGCACGGCAGGCGGTTGGCGGCGCGTGCGCCCGGGATGA
- the tsf gene encoding translation elongation factor Ts, which yields MANYTAADIKALRERTGAGMLDVKKALDEADGDAEKALEIIRVKGLKGVAKREGRSTSEGLIAVDIRDTEGGQVATLIELNSETDFVAKNETFISLADRVLKAAAEAGARDADAALAADADGETVQQVIDNQAATLGEKIVLRRVTRVAGERVTAYLHRTARDLPPSIGVVVATDAAGEAVAKDVAQHVAAMSPTYLSRDEVPADTVENERRIAEETSRNEGKPEAALPKIIEGRLNGYFKDVVLVDQPLAKDPKKTVGQVVSEAGGTITEFVRYRVGA from the coding sequence ATGGCGAACTACACCGCCGCTGACATCAAGGCCCTGCGCGAGCGCACCGGCGCCGGCATGCTCGACGTCAAGAAGGCTCTCGACGAGGCGGACGGCGACGCGGAGAAGGCGCTCGAGATCATCCGCGTCAAGGGTCTGAAGGGCGTCGCCAAGCGCGAGGGCCGCTCGACCTCCGAGGGCCTCATCGCCGTCGACATCCGCGACACCGAGGGTGGCCAGGTCGCGACGCTCATCGAGCTCAACTCCGAGACGGACTTCGTCGCGAAGAACGAGACGTTCATCTCCCTCGCGGACCGCGTCCTCAAGGCCGCCGCCGAGGCCGGTGCCCGTGACGCCGACGCGGCGCTCGCCGCGGACGCGGACGGCGAGACCGTCCAGCAGGTCATCGACAACCAGGCCGCGACGCTCGGCGAGAAGATCGTCCTGCGTCGCGTGACCCGCGTCGCGGGCGAGCGCGTCACCGCGTACCTGCACCGCACCGCGCGCGACCTGCCGCCGTCGATCGGCGTCGTCGTCGCCACGGACGCCGCGGGCGAGGCCGTCGCGAAGGACGTCGCGCAGCACGTCGCCGCGATGTCCCCGACGTACCTGTCGCGCGACGAGGTCCCGGCCGACACGGTCGAGAACGAGCGCCGCATCGCCGAGGAGACCTCGCGCAACGAGGGCAAGCCCGAGGCCGCGCTGCCGAAGATCATCGAGGGTCGCCTCAACGGCTACTTCAAGGACGTCGTCCTCGTCGACCAGCCGCTCGCGAAGGACCCCAAGAAGACGGTCGGCCAGGTCGTCTCCGAGGCCGGCGGCACCATCACCGAGTTCGTGCGGTACCGCGTCGGCGCCTGA
- a CDS encoding tyrosine recombinase XerC gives MPETFRVAVDDFAAHLRVAQGSSDHTVRAYVGDVEALLRHVARHGTGTLAEVDLAALRTWLTEQSERGLARATLARRGAAARAFFDWARRTGRVADDPAARLASPRVPRTLPTVLAVDAAARMLDAAREAAVEGDPARVREWAAAELLYGAGVRVGELAGTDVDDVDLAQRVVRVLGKGDKERVVPFGVPAARALDRWLDVGRPALVTARSGPALLVGDRGGRWGERQVRDAVHRLAADAGVDDVAPHDLRHSAATHLLAGGSDLRSVQEILGHSSLATTQRYTHVTAERLRSSFEQAFPRA, from the coding sequence TTGCCCGAGACGTTCCGTGTGGCCGTCGACGACTTCGCCGCGCACCTCCGTGTCGCCCAGGGCTCGTCCGACCACACGGTGCGCGCGTACGTCGGCGACGTCGAGGCGCTGCTGCGTCATGTCGCACGGCACGGCACGGGGACGCTCGCGGAGGTCGACCTGGCTGCGCTCCGCACCTGGCTGACCGAGCAGTCGGAGAGGGGCCTCGCACGGGCGACGCTCGCGCGTCGAGGAGCGGCCGCACGAGCGTTCTTCGACTGGGCGCGGCGGACCGGCCGCGTCGCGGACGACCCTGCGGCACGCCTGGCGAGCCCTCGTGTGCCGCGCACGCTGCCGACCGTCCTCGCGGTCGACGCGGCGGCCCGGATGCTCGACGCGGCGCGCGAGGCCGCGGTCGAGGGCGACCCGGCACGCGTGCGGGAGTGGGCGGCGGCGGAGCTGCTCTACGGGGCCGGTGTCCGTGTCGGCGAGCTCGCCGGCACGGACGTGGACGACGTGGACCTCGCACAGCGTGTCGTCCGCGTGCTCGGCAAGGGGGACAAGGAACGGGTCGTCCCGTTCGGGGTCCCGGCGGCCCGCGCACTGGACCGGTGGCTCGACGTCGGGCGCCCCGCGCTGGTCACGGCGCGGAGCGGTCCTGCGCTCCTCGTCGGTGACCGCGGCGGCCGCTGGGGTGAGCGGCAGGTGCGCGACGCCGTGCACCGGCTCGCCGCCGACGCCGGGGTCGACGACGTCGCCCCGCACGACCTGCGCCACAGCGCCGCGACCCACCTGCTGGCGGGCGGGTCCGACCTGCGCAGCGTCCAGGAGATCCTCGGGCACTCCTCGCTCGCGACGACCCAGCGCTACACGCACGTCACCGCGGAGCGGCTGCGGAGCTCGTTCGAGCAGGCCTTCCCTCGCGCCTGA
- a CDS encoding M23 family metallopeptidase: MAPDHLSLTVTSTAPSPSPAAPRRRTLGIVLSVLVLSAGPVADAAPGAVVTPHALAEASATAAWVPPLDLAPDDLEVLAPFDPPEQDWLPGHRGVDLAATPGAPVRSPAPGVVTFAGPVAGRGVVVVTHDDGLRTSLEPVTGVVPRGSRVAAGAVVGTLQASQDALGSHCPGTCVHWGVRRGDRYVDPLALLGDRPPIVLLPLGEP, encoded by the coding sequence ATGGCTCCCGACCACCTCTCGCTCACCGTCACCTCGACAGCCCCCTCGCCGTCGCCCGCGGCACCCCGTCGGCGCACGCTCGGGATCGTGCTGAGCGTGCTCGTCCTGTCCGCCGGCCCCGTGGCGGACGCCGCGCCCGGCGCCGTGGTCACGCCCCACGCACTCGCGGAGGCCTCGGCCACCGCCGCCTGGGTGCCCCCGCTCGACCTCGCGCCCGACGACCTGGAGGTCCTCGCGCCCTTCGACCCGCCCGAGCAGGACTGGCTCCCCGGGCACCGGGGCGTCGACCTCGCCGCGACGCCCGGCGCCCCGGTCCGTTCCCCGGCACCGGGGGTCGTGACGTTCGCCGGTCCCGTCGCGGGCCGCGGCGTGGTCGTCGTCACGCACGACGACGGGCTGCGCACCTCGCTCGAACCCGTGACCGGCGTCGTCCCGCGGGGGTCGCGGGTCGCGGCCGGCGCGGTCGTCGGCACGCTCCAGGCCTCGCAGGACGCCCTCGGGAGCCACTGCCCGGGGACCTGCGTGCACTGGGGCGTGCGGCGCGGGGATCGCTACGTGGACCCGCTCGCCCTCCTGGGCGACCGTCCGCCGATCGTGCTCCTCCCGCTCGGGGAGCCGTGA
- the pyrH gene encoding UMP kinase, with translation MSTVTASEQTTPRAGTEHRRVLLKLSGETFGGGQIGLAPDVVQRVAQEIADAVAQGVQVAIVVGGGNFFRGAELSQRGLDRARADYMGMLGTVMNCLALQDFLEQAGVKTRVQTAITMGQVAEPYIPLRAIRHLEKGRVVIFGAGAGMPYFSTDTVSVQRALETHCQEVLMGKNGVDGVYTADPRTDPSATKLDHLTYTDALVNDLGVMDATALSLCRDNDVRMRVFGMGEPGNVTRALVGENIGTLVTTD, from the coding sequence GTGTCGACAGTGACGGCGAGCGAGCAGACCACGCCCCGAGCGGGGACCGAGCACCGGCGGGTGCTCCTCAAGCTGTCGGGCGAGACGTTCGGCGGCGGGCAGATCGGTCTCGCGCCCGACGTCGTCCAGCGCGTGGCCCAGGAGATCGCGGACGCGGTCGCCCAGGGCGTCCAGGTCGCCATCGTCGTCGGCGGCGGGAACTTCTTCCGCGGCGCCGAGCTCTCCCAGCGCGGGCTCGACCGGGCGCGTGCCGACTACATGGGCATGCTCGGCACGGTCATGAACTGCCTCGCGCTCCAGGACTTCCTCGAGCAGGCGGGGGTGAAGACGCGCGTGCAGACCGCCATCACCATGGGCCAGGTCGCCGAGCCGTACATCCCGCTGCGCGCGATCCGCCACCTCGAGAAGGGCCGCGTCGTCATCTTCGGCGCGGGCGCAGGGATGCCGTACTTCTCCACCGACACGGTCTCCGTGCAGCGCGCCCTCGAGACGCACTGCCAGGAGGTCCTCATGGGCAAGAACGGCGTGGACGGCGTCTACACGGCCGACCCCCGCACGGACCCGTCGGCCACGAAGCTCGACCACCTCACGTACACCGACGCGCTCGTCAACGACCTCGGGGTCATGGACGCGACGGCGCTGAGCCTGTGCCGCGACAACGACGTGCGGATGCGCGTCTTCGGCATGGGCGAGCCGGGGAACGTCACCCGGGCCCTGGTCGGCGAGAATATTGGGACACTGGTCACGACCGACTGA
- the frr gene encoding ribosome recycling factor, which translates to MIDETLLEAEEKMDKAVEVAKEDFAAIRTGRANAAMFNKITVDYYGAPTPLQQLASFTVTEARTILVSPFDKSSMAAVEKSLRDSDLGVNPSNDGNVIRVVLPALTEERRRDFVKLAKSKAEDSRVAIRNVRRRAKEELDRIARDGEAGEDEVARAEKELEGLTKAHVDQVDALLAGKESELLEV; encoded by the coding sequence GTGATCGACGAGACCCTCCTCGAGGCCGAGGAGAAGATGGACAAGGCCGTCGAGGTGGCCAAGGAGGACTTCGCCGCGATCCGCACGGGCCGTGCGAACGCCGCGATGTTCAACAAGATCACGGTCGACTACTACGGCGCGCCGACGCCGCTGCAGCAGCTCGCGTCGTTCACGGTGACCGAGGCGCGCACGATCCTCGTCTCGCCGTTCGACAAGAGCTCGATGGCGGCGGTCGAGAAGTCGCTGCGCGACTCCGACCTCGGCGTGAACCCCTCGAACGACGGCAACGTGATCCGCGTCGTGCTGCCCGCCCTCACGGAGGAGCGCCGCCGGGACTTCGTCAAGCTCGCGAAGTCGAAGGCCGAGGACTCGCGCGTCGCGATCCGCAACGTGCGTCGTCGCGCCAAGGAGGAGCTGGACCGCATCGCGCGCGACGGCGAGGCCGGCGAGGACGAGGTCGCTCGCGCCGAGAAGGAGCTCGAGGGCCTCACCAAGGCGCACGTGGACCAGGTCGACGCGCTGCTGGCGGGCAAGGAGAGCGAGCTGCTCGAGGTCTGA
- a CDS encoding phosphatidate cytidylyltransferase has translation MTDTSSTAAGDSTSAGRAPKAGRNLPAAIAVGLGLLALVAASLAFRPEFFVLLATVAVGAALWELAQAFKRRDLHLPLLPLLVGTVGILVSSFYSGPEALFVSFMLTVAGAVVWRVIDGSGTAAVRDAAAATFAAAYLPFMAGFVMLMLAAPDGRVRVLIFILLAVANDVGGYVAGVLFGRHPLAPSVSPKKSWEGLAGSFVLATAVGVVGAVVGLGVSPLVGVALGVLAPLTATIGDLAESMIKRDLELKDMGSLLPGHGGILDRLDSMLLTAPFVYVLLALAV, from the coding sequence ATGACAGACACCTCCTCGACCGCCGCCGGCGACAGCACCTCCGCAGGCCGCGCCCCGAAGGCGGGCCGCAACCTTCCCGCGGCGATCGCGGTGGGCCTCGGCCTGCTCGCGCTCGTCGCGGCGAGCCTCGCCTTCCGTCCCGAGTTCTTCGTGCTCCTCGCGACCGTGGCGGTCGGGGCGGCGCTGTGGGAGCTGGCGCAGGCGTTCAAGCGCCGTGACCTGCACCTGCCGCTCCTCCCGCTGCTGGTCGGGACGGTCGGCATCCTCGTGTCCTCGTTCTACTCGGGGCCCGAGGCGCTGTTCGTCTCGTTCATGCTCACGGTCGCGGGCGCTGTCGTGTGGCGGGTCATCGACGGGTCGGGGACGGCGGCGGTGCGGGACGCGGCCGCGGCCACGTTCGCGGCGGCGTACCTGCCGTTCATGGCCGGCTTCGTCATGCTCATGCTCGCCGCCCCCGACGGGCGCGTCCGGGTGCTGATCTTCATCCTGCTCGCCGTCGCGAACGACGTCGGAGGGTACGTCGCGGGCGTGCTGTTCGGCCGGCACCCGCTGGCCCCGTCGGTGAGCCCCAAGAAGTCCTGGGAGGGTCTGGCCGGCTCGTTCGTGCTCGCGACGGCGGTCGGCGTGGTCGGTGCCGTGGTGGGCCTCGGCGTGAGCCCGCTCGTGGGTGTCGCGCTGGGCGTCCTCGCCCCGCTCACGGCCACGATCGGCGACCTCGCCGAGTCGATGATCAAGCGCGACCTAGAATTGAAGGACATGGGGTCGCTCCTGCCCGGTCACGGAGGCATCCTGGACCGGCTCGACTCCATGCTCCTCACCGCCCCGTTCGTGTACGTGCTCCTCGCGCTGGCCGTCTGA
- a CDS encoding DivIVA domain-containing protein, protein MSSLFTTVGKTRNGYDPEEVDDFFEHARDVYEGRVSERLTSTEIQASVFDLVRGGYDTHEVDAALDRLEGAFIARQRAEYVAAHGQQAWMNALAERARSLYGRLGRPDGEKFALAERGKPAYDVDDVDDLCDRLVAYFDRQVPITAAEIRSATFGRARGRDGYAEGPVDAFFARAIEVLLGVE, encoded by the coding sequence GTGAGTTCGCTGTTCACCACGGTCGGCAAGACCCGGAACGGGTACGACCCGGAGGAGGTCGACGACTTCTTCGAGCACGCGCGCGACGTGTACGAGGGCCGGGTGTCCGAGCGCCTGACGAGCACCGAGATCCAGGCCTCGGTCTTCGACCTGGTCCGTGGTGGGTACGACACGCACGAGGTCGACGCCGCGCTGGACCGGCTCGAGGGCGCGTTCATCGCGCGCCAGCGCGCGGAGTACGTCGCCGCGCACGGCCAGCAGGCCTGGATGAACGCGCTCGCGGAGCGCGCCCGGTCGCTCTACGGTCGCCTGGGCCGCCCGGACGGCGAGAAGTTCGCGCTCGCGGAGCGCGGCAAGCCCGCCTACGACGTCGACGACGTCGACGACCTGTGCGACCGGCTCGTCGCCTACTTCGACCGCCAGGTCCCGATCACCGCGGCGGAGATCCGGTCCGCGACGTTCGGTCGCGCACGCGGTCGCGACGGCTACGCGGAGGGCCCGGTCGACGCCTTCTTCGCGCGGGCCATCGAGGTCCTGCTCGGCGTCGAGTGA
- the rpsB gene encoding 30S ribosomal protein S2 has translation MAVVTMRQLLESGVHFGHQTRRWNPKMKRFIFTERNGIYIVDLQQSLSYIDRAYEFVKETVAHGGSILFVGTKKQAQEPVAEQAARVGMPYVNHRWLGGMLTNFTTVHKRLQRLKELEEIDFDDVAGSGLTKKELLVLRREKDKLARTLGGIRDMAKVPSAVWIVDTNKEHLAVDEARKLNIPIVAILDTNCDPDVVDYKIPGNDDAIRSVTLLTRVIADAAAEGLLQRHSGRSGAETEAGAEAEPLAEWERELLAGAEKQLEADETAAEANVEAAVAEEVAEAAAEVAAEEPGDAAAEVVAEVAAEAAVVADAEAVVADAEADETK, from the coding sequence ATGGCCGTCGTGACCATGCGCCAGCTCCTCGAGAGCGGTGTCCACTTCGGGCACCAGACCCGCCGTTGGAACCCGAAGATGAAGCGTTTCATCTTCACCGAGCGCAACGGCATCTACATCGTCGACCTCCAGCAGTCGCTGTCGTACATCGACCGCGCGTACGAGTTCGTCAAGGAGACCGTCGCGCACGGCGGCTCCATCCTCTTCGTCGGCACCAAGAAGCAGGCCCAGGAGCCCGTGGCCGAGCAGGCCGCGCGCGTCGGGATGCCCTACGTGAACCACCGCTGGCTCGGCGGCATGCTCACGAACTTCACCACGGTGCACAAGCGTCTCCAGCGCCTCAAGGAGCTCGAGGAGATCGACTTCGACGACGTCGCCGGCTCCGGTTTGACCAAGAAGGAGCTCCTCGTCCTGCGTCGCGAGAAGGACAAGCTCGCGCGCACGCTCGGCGGCATCCGTGACATGGCGAAGGTCCCCTCCGCCGTGTGGATCGTCGACACGAACAAGGAGCACCTCGCGGTCGACGAGGCGCGCAAGCTCAACATCCCGATCGTCGCGATCCTCGACACGAACTGCGACCCCGACGTCGTGGACTACAAGATCCCGGGCAACGACGACGCCATCCGCTCCGTCACGCTGCTCACGCGCGTGATCGCGGACGCCGCCGCCGAGGGTCTGCTCCAGCGTCACTCCGGCCGTTCGGGTGCCGAGACCGAGGCGGGCGCCGAGGCCGAGCCGCTGGCCGAGTGGGAGCGCGAGCTCCTCGCCGGTGCCGAGAAGCAGCTCGAGGCCGACGAGACCGCCGCCGAGGCGAACGTCGAGGCCGCCGTGGCCGAGGAGGTCGCCGAGGCTGCTGCCGAGGTCGCCGCCGAGGAGCCGGGTGACGCCGCTGCCGAGGTCGTCGCGGAGGTCGCCGCCGAGGCTGCCGTCGTGGCCGACGCCGAGGCCGTCGTCGCCGACGCCGAGGCCGACGAGACCAAGTGA
- a CDS encoding class I SAM-dependent methyltransferase, with translation MSLDPRTSSSPLVRGAASWLSDLNARHPWNHNDHFHGWVARRVRHDARVVLDVGCGAGVLLGRLRGRAGEVHGIDVDPGMLAQARARHVADPAVVVRMLRFDDVRSPDDVRSPDGTAPLEHPVGADVDGTSGYDAVTMVAVLHHLDLDEALGHARDLLGPGGRLLVVGLARVASARDLAVDVASAVLNPLVGLVKHPRRARPGDAGPDAPGMPVRDPQHSVDEIARTARARLPGARVRRRLFFRYTIEWTAPR, from the coding sequence GTGAGCCTCGATCCCCGGACCTCCTCGAGCCCCCTGGTCCGGGGTGCGGCGTCGTGGCTGAGCGACCTCAACGCCCGGCACCCCTGGAACCACAACGACCACTTCCATGGCTGGGTCGCGCGGCGCGTGCGGCACGACGCCCGGGTCGTGCTCGACGTGGGCTGCGGGGCCGGCGTGCTGCTCGGCAGGCTGCGCGGACGGGCCGGAGAGGTCCACGGGATCGACGTCGACCCCGGCATGCTCGCCCAGGCCCGCGCGCGCCACGTCGCGGACCCTGCGGTCGTCGTACGGATGCTGAGGTTCGACGACGTCCGCTCGCCCGACGACGTCCGCTCGCCTGACGGGACCGCTCCGCTCGAGCACCCGGTGGGGGCGGACGTCGACGGCACGAGCGGTTACGACGCGGTGACGATGGTCGCGGTGCTGCACCACCTCGACCTGGACGAGGCACTGGGGCACGCCCGGGACCTGCTCGGCCCGGGCGGTCGCCTGCTCGTCGTGGGTCTCGCGCGCGTGGCGTCGGCGCGCGACCTCGCCGTCGACGTCGCGTCCGCGGTCCTCAACCCGCTCGTCGGCCTCGTGAAGCACCCCCGCCGAGCCCGGCCCGGCGACGCCGGGCCCGACGCTCCGGGCATGCCCGTGCGGGACCCTCAGCACTCCGTCGACGAGATCGCGCGCACGGCCCGAGCGCGTCTCCCCGGGGCGCGCGTCCGACGTCGGCTCTTCTTCCGCTACACGATCGAGTGGACCGCCCCGCGCTGA